One stretch of Amycolatopsis sp. NBC_00345 DNA includes these proteins:
- a CDS encoding TIGR03084 family metal-binding protein: MADLGVILGDLAAESQTIDDVVAGLPASDWARPTPAPGWTVAHQIAHLAWTDAKSLISARRPGDWPAEVENLLSIGEDYVDAGARELAQAPPRELLGQWREGRAALAEALAAVPEGQKLPWYGPPMSAASMATARIMETWAHGQDVFDALGLTREPTARLWHIARFGTRTRDFAFKLHSLAPPSEEFRVELASPDGTTWAFGPEDAEQRLTGSAVGFCLVITQRRHPADTDLVATGADVEEWLGIAQAFAGPPGAGRKPGQFA; this comes from the coding sequence ATGGCTGATCTCGGCGTGATCCTCGGGGATCTGGCGGCCGAATCGCAGACGATCGACGACGTGGTGGCGGGGTTGCCGGCTTCCGACTGGGCCCGGCCGACGCCCGCGCCGGGGTGGACGGTCGCGCATCAGATCGCGCACCTGGCCTGGACCGACGCCAAGTCGCTGATCTCCGCGCGCCGGCCGGGGGACTGGCCGGCCGAGGTCGAGAACCTGCTCAGCATCGGCGAGGACTACGTCGACGCCGGGGCGCGGGAGCTGGCGCAGGCGCCGCCGCGGGAGTTGCTCGGGCAGTGGCGTGAGGGGCGGGCCGCGCTGGCCGAGGCGCTCGCCGCGGTGCCCGAGGGGCAGAAACTGCCCTGGTACGGCCCGCCGATGAGCGCCGCGTCCATGGCCACCGCCCGGATCATGGAGACCTGGGCCCACGGCCAGGACGTCTTCGACGCCCTCGGGCTCACCCGCGAGCCGACTGCGCGGCTGTGGCACATCGCCCGCTTCGGCACCCGCACCCGCGACTTCGCGTTCAAACTCCACTCCCTCGCCCCGCCCAGCGAGGAGTTCCGGGTCGAGCTGGCCTCGCCCGACGGCACCACCTGGGCGTTCGGGCCCGAGGACGCCGAGCAGCGGCTGACCGGCAGCGCCGTCGGCTTCTGCCTGGTCATCACGCAGCGGCGGCATCCGGCCGACACCGACCTGGTCGCCACCGGCGCCGACGTCGAGGAGTGGCTGGGCATCGCGCAGGCCTTCGCCGGGCCGCCCGGGGCCGGACGCAAGCCGGGGCAGTTCGCATGA
- a CDS encoding acyclic terpene utilization AtuA family protein, with amino-acid sequence MPLRIGNASGFYGDRFSAVREMLTGGPLDVLTGDYLAELTMLILGRDRMKDPNRGYAKTFLRQMEENLALAKEKGVKIVANAGGLNPAGLAAALRELAEKLQLDVKIAHVEGDDLLARAEELGFKNPLTANAYLGAWGIAECLNAGADVVVTGRVTDASVIVGPAAAHFGWARDDYDALAGAVVAGHVIECGTQATGGNYAFFREQPIGVPGFPIAEVHADGSCVITKHPGTGGVVNTGTVTAQLLYEITGARYANPDVTSRFDTLALSPDGPDRVRITGVRGEAPPPTLKVCLNSLGGFRNETTFVLTGLDIEEKAALVRDQLAAALKPHPPADVRWTLARTDHTDADTEERASALLHVAVKDSDPKVAGRAFSGAAIELALASYPGFHVTAPPSDASPYGVYTASYVDAEKVPHVAVLPDGRRVDIARAAETLALSEVDEPALPEPLPDGPVRRVPLGRVIGARSGDKGGNANLGVWVRSEEAWRWLVHRLTVGEFRLLLPETHALAVTRHLLPNLWAMNFVVEDILGEGVASQARFDPQAKAFGEWLRSREIDVPEALL; translated from the coding sequence ATGCCGCTCAGGATCGGCAACGCGTCCGGTTTCTACGGCGACCGGTTCTCCGCCGTCCGCGAGATGCTCACCGGCGGCCCGCTGGACGTGCTCACCGGCGACTACCTCGCCGAGCTGACCATGCTCATCCTCGGCCGCGACCGGATGAAGGACCCGAACCGCGGTTACGCCAAGACCTTCCTTCGCCAGATGGAGGAGAACCTGGCGCTGGCCAAGGAAAAGGGCGTGAAGATCGTCGCCAACGCCGGTGGGCTCAACCCCGCCGGGCTCGCCGCCGCCCTCCGCGAACTGGCCGAGAAGCTCCAACTCGACGTGAAGATCGCGCACGTCGAGGGTGACGACCTCCTCGCGCGGGCTGAGGAACTCGGATTCAAGAACCCCTTGACTGCCAACGCTTATCTCGGCGCCTGGGGCATCGCGGAGTGCCTGAACGCCGGGGCCGACGTGGTGGTCACCGGGCGTGTCACCGACGCTTCGGTGATCGTCGGCCCGGCCGCCGCGCACTTCGGCTGGGCGCGGGACGACTACGACGCGCTGGCCGGCGCCGTCGTGGCCGGGCACGTGATCGAGTGCGGCACCCAGGCGACCGGCGGCAACTACGCGTTCTTCCGCGAGCAGCCGATCGGCGTCCCCGGCTTCCCGATCGCGGAGGTCCACGCCGACGGGTCCTGCGTGATCACCAAGCACCCGGGCACCGGCGGGGTGGTGAACACCGGCACCGTCACCGCGCAGCTGCTCTACGAAATCACCGGCGCCCGCTACGCCAACCCGGACGTGACCAGCCGGTTCGACACCCTGGCCCTGTCGCCGGACGGCCCGGACCGCGTCCGGATCACCGGGGTCCGCGGCGAGGCCCCGCCGCCCACGCTGAAGGTGTGCCTCAACTCCCTCGGCGGCTTCCGCAACGAGACGACGTTTGTCCTCACCGGACTGGACATCGAGGAAAAAGCCGCGCTGGTAAGGGATCAACTCGCGGCGGCGCTCAAGCCGCACCCGCCCGCCGACGTCCGGTGGACGCTCGCCCGCACCGACCACACCGATGCCGACACCGAGGAACGGGCCAGCGCGCTGCTGCACGTCGCGGTGAAGGACAGCGACCCGAAGGTCGCCGGCCGCGCGTTCAGCGGCGCCGCGATAGAGCTGGCGCTGGCCAGCTACCCCGGTTTCCACGTCACCGCACCGCCTTCCGACGCCTCACCCTATGGCGTCTACACCGCGTCCTATGTAGACGCGGAGAAGGTGCCGCACGTCGCGGTGCTGCCCGACGGACGTCGAGTCGACATCGCGCGGGCGGCCGAAACCCTGGCTCTGTCCGAAGTGGACGAGCCCGCGCTGCCCGAGCCGCTGCCGGACGGGCCGGTCCGCCGCGTCCCGCTCGGCCGGGTGATCGGCGCGCGCAGCGGGGACAAGGGCGGCAATGCGAACCTGGGTGTGTGGGTGCGCTCGGAGGAGGCGTGGCGCTGGCTCGTGCACCGGCTCACCGTCGGCGAGTTCCGGCTGCTGCTGCCCGAGACGCACGCGCTGGCCGTGACCCGGCACCTGCTGCCCAACCTGTGGGCGATGAACTTCGTCGTCGAGGACATCCTCGGCGAGGGCGTCGCCTCGCAGGCCCGGTTCGACCCGCAGGCCAAGGCGTTCGGCGAATGGCTGCGGTCCCGCGAGATCGACGTGCCGGAGGCGCTGCTGTGA
- a CDS encoding acyl-CoA dehydrogenase family protein, with product MVDPFRTPERTELRATVRRFVEKEVLPHLDEWERAGELPRELHRKAGDLGLLGVAFPEAVGGGDGNYLDALVVAEEMHYAGGSGGLFASLFTCGIAVPHIAEAGDPVQIERWVRPTLAGDKIGSLAVTEPDGGSDVAGIRTTAVREGDEYVVNGAKTFITSGCRADFVTTVVRTGGEGAHGISLLVVERGTPGFTVSRKLEKMGWAASDTAELSYVDARVPAENLVGAENSGFAQVATQFVTERLSLAVQAYAHAQRALDLTLDWCRLRETFGRPLISRQLVQHKLTEMARKTDVARTYARQTAVRHVSGEEVIAEACFAKNTAVEAAEWVVSEAVQLHGGLGYMRESEVERHYRDVRILGIGGGTTEILTGLAAKRLGYTA from the coding sequence ATCGTCGACCCCTTCCGCACGCCGGAGCGCACGGAGTTGCGCGCGACCGTCCGCCGCTTCGTCGAGAAGGAAGTGCTGCCGCACCTGGACGAGTGGGAACGCGCGGGTGAGCTGCCGCGCGAGCTGCACCGCAAGGCCGGTGACCTCGGCCTGCTCGGCGTGGCGTTCCCCGAGGCCGTGGGCGGTGGCGACGGCAACTACCTCGACGCGCTCGTGGTCGCCGAGGAGATGCACTACGCGGGTGGCTCGGGCGGGCTCTTCGCGTCGCTGTTCACCTGCGGCATCGCCGTGCCGCACATCGCCGAGGCGGGCGACCCGGTGCAGATCGAGCGCTGGGTGCGCCCGACGCTGGCCGGCGACAAGATCGGCTCGCTCGCCGTGACCGAGCCGGACGGCGGCTCGGACGTCGCGGGCATCCGCACCACCGCCGTGCGCGAGGGCGACGAGTACGTGGTCAACGGCGCCAAGACGTTCATCACCTCCGGCTGCCGCGCGGACTTCGTCACCACCGTGGTCCGCACCGGCGGCGAAGGCGCGCATGGCATCTCGCTGCTCGTGGTCGAGCGCGGCACCCCCGGGTTCACCGTCTCCCGCAAGCTGGAGAAGATGGGCTGGGCCGCCTCGGACACCGCGGAACTGTCCTACGTGGACGCCCGGGTGCCGGCGGAGAACCTGGTCGGCGCCGAGAACAGCGGCTTCGCCCAGGTGGCCACCCAGTTCGTCACCGAGCGGCTTTCGCTCGCCGTGCAGGCGTACGCGCACGCCCAGCGCGCGCTGGACCTGACCCTGGACTGGTGCCGGCTGCGCGAGACGTTCGGCCGCCCGCTCATCTCGCGGCAGCTGGTACAGCACAAGCTCACCGAGATGGCGCGCAAGACCGACGTCGCCCGTACCTACGCCCGGCAGACCGCCGTCCGCCACGTTTCCGGCGAAGAGGTGATCGCCGAGGCCTGTTTCGCCAAGAACACCGCCGTCGAGGCCGCCGAATGGGTGGTGAGCGAGGCCGTGCAGCTGCACGGCGGGCTCGGCTACATGCGCGAGTCCGAAGTGGAGCGGCACTACCGTGACGTCCGCATCCTCGGCATCGGCGGCGGCACCACCGAGATCCTCACCGGCCTGGCCGCGAAGCGATTGGGATACACCGCATGA
- a CDS encoding acyl-CoA carboxylase subunit beta, which translates to MTALRSTVDTRAGEFAANRESMLEKLAEIDAEHAKAVAGGGEKYVERHRKRGKLLARERIELLLDEDSPFLELSPLAAWGSDYRVGASVITGIGVVEGVECLISASDPTVKGGASNPWTTKKSFRAADIAAQNRLPVINLVESGGADLPTQKEIFIPGGRVFRDLTRSSAAKVPTVALVFGNSTAGGAYLPGMSDYVVMVKERAKVFLGGPPLVKMATGEESDDESLGGAEMHARTSGLADYLATDEQDAIRLGRSIIKRLNWRKQGPLPEPGYAEPLFDAEDLLGIVPSDLKVPFDPREVISRVVDGSDFDEFKPLYGPSLVTGWARVHGYPVGVLANAQGVLFGEESQKAAQFIQLANQIDTPLVFLHNTTGYMVGKEYEQSGIIKHGAMMINAVSNSKVPHLSVLMGASYGAGHYGMCGRAYDPRFLFAWPSAKSAVMGPAQLAGVLSIVARAAAANRGQAYSEENDAAMRAMVEAQIEAESMPMFLSGMLYDDGIIDPRDTRTVLGLSLSAIHNGPVKGAEGGFGVFRM; encoded by the coding sequence ATGACCGCACTGAGGTCTACTGTGGACACGAGGGCGGGGGAGTTCGCCGCCAACCGTGAGTCCATGCTCGAGAAGCTCGCCGAGATCGACGCCGAGCACGCGAAGGCCGTCGCCGGTGGCGGCGAGAAGTACGTGGAACGCCACCGCAAACGGGGCAAGCTGCTCGCCCGTGAGCGCATCGAACTGCTGCTGGACGAGGATTCGCCGTTCCTGGAGCTTTCGCCGCTCGCCGCGTGGGGCTCGGACTACCGCGTGGGCGCCAGCGTGATCACCGGCATCGGCGTGGTCGAGGGCGTCGAGTGCCTGATCTCGGCGAGCGACCCGACCGTCAAGGGCGGCGCGAGCAACCCGTGGACGACCAAGAAGAGCTTCCGCGCGGCCGACATCGCCGCGCAGAACCGGCTGCCGGTGATCAACCTCGTCGAGTCCGGCGGCGCGGACCTGCCGACGCAGAAGGAGATCTTCATCCCCGGCGGCCGGGTCTTCCGCGACCTCACGCGGTCCTCGGCCGCGAAGGTGCCCACCGTCGCGCTGGTCTTCGGCAACTCGACCGCCGGCGGCGCGTACCTGCCGGGCATGTCGGACTACGTGGTGATGGTCAAGGAGCGCGCGAAGGTGTTTCTCGGCGGGCCGCCGCTGGTCAAGATGGCGACCGGCGAGGAGTCCGACGACGAGTCGCTCGGCGGCGCGGAGATGCACGCGCGCACGTCCGGGCTGGCCGATTACCTGGCCACCGACGAACAGGACGCCATCCGGCTGGGCCGCAGCATCATCAAGCGGCTCAACTGGCGCAAGCAGGGCCCGCTGCCGGAACCGGGTTACGCCGAGCCGCTGTTCGACGCCGAGGACCTGCTCGGCATCGTGCCGAGCGACCTCAAGGTCCCGTTCGACCCGCGTGAGGTGATCAGCCGCGTGGTCGACGGCTCCGACTTCGACGAGTTCAAGCCGCTCTACGGCCCGAGCCTGGTCACCGGCTGGGCCCGCGTCCACGGTTACCCGGTGGGCGTGCTCGCCAACGCGCAGGGGGTGCTGTTCGGCGAGGAGTCGCAGAAGGCCGCGCAGTTCATCCAGCTGGCCAACCAGATCGACACCCCGCTGGTCTTCCTGCACAACACCACCGGCTACATGGTCGGCAAGGAGTACGAGCAGAGCGGGATCATCAAGCACGGCGCGATGATGATCAACGCGGTGTCCAACTCGAAGGTGCCGCACCTGTCCGTCCTCATGGGAGCGTCCTACGGCGCCGGGCACTACGGCATGTGCGGCCGCGCGTACGACCCGCGGTTCCTGTTCGCCTGGCCCAGTGCGAAATCGGCGGTGATGGGCCCGGCGCAGCTGGCCGGCGTGCTGTCGATCGTCGCGCGGGCGGCGGCCGCGAACCGGGGACAGGCTTACAGCGAGGAGAACGACGCGGCCATGCGCGCGATGGTCGAAGCCCAGATCGAGGCCGAGTCGATGCCGATGTTCCTCTCCGGCATGCTCTACGACGACGGCATCATCGACCCGCGCGACACCCGCACCGTGCTCGGGCTGAGCCTGTCCGCGATCCACAATGGACCAGTGAAGGGCGCCGAGGGTGGTTTCGGCGTCTTCCGGATGTAG
- a CDS encoding acetyl/propionyl/methylcrotonyl-CoA carboxylase subunit alpha, with protein sequence MIRNLLVANRGEIARRVFRSCRDAGIGTVAVFSDADADAPHTTEADVAVRLPGNTPGETYLRSELIVKAAAEAGADAVHPGYGFLSENAAFAQAVLDAGLTWVGPPPEAIATMGSKVESKRLMAAAGVPVLAELDPAGVTEADLPLLVKASAGGGGRGMRVVRELGELAEAVAGAAAEAGSAFGDPTVFCERYLETGRHIEVQVLADRHGTVWAVGERECSIQRRHQKVVEEAPSPFVDTAMRAELFDAARKATQAIDYVGAGTVEFLAGPDGRFYFLEMNTRLQVEHPVTENVTGLDLVSLQLSIAEGAQLPPEPPAAQGHAIEVRLYAETVAVQDGVADWQPQSGTLHTFEVPGVDREFTPGAGLRLDSGVESGSVVGVFYDPMLAKVIAWAPTRDEAARRLAAALEGAKIHGVVTNRDLLVNVLRHEAFLAGETDTAFFDRHGLATLAKPLATVDTERLSALAAALSDAAGNRAEARTLGRLPSGWRNVRSAGQRKEFSRGETTYEVVYALTRDGLRAEGYDGVDLVTAEPGRVVLDVGGVRRAFTVARHGSESYVDSALGPVAFTAAPRFADPAAALAAGSLVAPMPGTVVRLAVAAGDVVAAGDPLLWLEAMKMEHRIAAPADGVVTELPVEVGLQVEVGTILAVVGEAVLGESV encoded by the coding sequence GTGATTCGAAATCTGCTGGTCGCCAACCGCGGGGAGATCGCCCGCCGGGTGTTCCGCAGCTGCCGCGACGCCGGGATCGGCACCGTGGCGGTGTTCTCGGACGCCGATGCCGACGCCCCGCACACTACGGAGGCCGACGTCGCCGTGCGGTTGCCGGGAAACACGCCGGGCGAGACGTACCTGCGTTCCGAGCTGATCGTGAAGGCCGCGGCCGAAGCGGGCGCGGACGCCGTGCACCCGGGTTACGGCTTCCTGTCCGAGAACGCCGCGTTCGCGCAGGCCGTGCTGGACGCGGGGCTGACCTGGGTCGGCCCGCCGCCGGAGGCGATCGCGACGATGGGCTCCAAAGTGGAGTCCAAACGCCTGATGGCCGCCGCCGGGGTGCCCGTGCTGGCGGAGCTGGACCCGGCCGGGGTGACCGAGGCCGACCTGCCGCTGCTGGTCAAGGCGTCCGCGGGCGGTGGCGGACGGGGCATGCGCGTGGTGCGGGAGCTGGGCGAGCTGGCCGAGGCCGTCGCGGGCGCCGCCGCCGAGGCCGGCTCGGCGTTCGGCGACCCGACCGTGTTCTGCGAGCGCTACCTGGAGACCGGGCGGCACATCGAGGTCCAGGTGCTCGCCGACCGCCACGGCACGGTGTGGGCGGTGGGGGAGCGGGAGTGCTCGATCCAGCGCCGGCACCAGAAGGTCGTGGAAGAAGCGCCTTCTCCGTTTGTCGACACGGCGATGCGCGCGGAGCTGTTCGACGCCGCGCGCAAGGCGACGCAGGCGATCGACTACGTCGGCGCGGGCACCGTCGAGTTCCTCGCCGGTCCGGACGGGCGGTTCTACTTCCTGGAGATGAACACCCGCCTGCAGGTCGAGCACCCGGTGACCGAGAACGTGACCGGGCTGGACCTGGTGTCGCTGCAGCTTTCGATCGCCGAGGGGGCGCAGCTGCCGCCGGAGCCGCCTGCGGCGCAAGGACATGCGATCGAGGTCCGGCTCTACGCGGAGACCGTGGCCGTTCAAGACGGGGTCGCGGACTGGCAGCCGCAGAGCGGCACGCTGCACACGTTCGAGGTCCCCGGCGTCGACCGTGAGTTCACCCCCGGCGCGGGACTGCGGCTCGACTCCGGCGTCGAGTCCGGCTCGGTCGTCGGCGTGTTCTACGACCCGATGCTGGCGAAGGTGATCGCCTGGGCCCCGACCCGCGACGAGGCGGCCCGGCGGCTCGCGGCCGCGCTCGAGGGCGCGAAGATCCACGGCGTGGTCACGAACCGCGACCTGCTGGTGAACGTGTTGCGCCACGAGGCTTTCCTGGCCGGCGAGACGGACACCGCGTTCTTCGACCGGCACGGCCTGGCCACGCTGGCGAAGCCGCTGGCCACAGTGGACACCGAGCGGCTGTCCGCCCTCGCCGCGGCGCTGTCGGACGCGGCGGGCAACCGGGCGGAGGCGCGGACGCTCGGCCGGCTGCCCAGCGGCTGGCGCAACGTGCGTTCGGCCGGGCAGCGCAAGGAGTTCAGTCGCGGGGAGACGACGTACGAGGTGGTCTACGCGCTGACCCGGGACGGCCTGCGGGCCGAAGGGTACGACGGCGTCGACCTGGTCACCGCCGAGCCCGGCCGGGTGGTGCTGGACGTCGGCGGCGTGCGGCGCGCGTTCACCGTCGCCCGGCACGGCTCGGAGTCCTATGTGGACTCGGCGCTCGGCCCAGTGGCCTTCACCGCGGCCCCGCGGTTCGCGGACCCGGCCGCGGCGCTGGCGGCGGGCTCGCTGGTCGCGCCCATGCCGGGCACGGTCGTACGGCTCGCCGTGGCCGCGGGTGACGTCGTGGCGGCGGGCGACCCGCTGCTGTGGCTGGAGGCGATGAAGATGGAGCACCGGATCGCGGCCCCCGCCGACGGCGTGGTCACCGAGCTGCCGGTGGAGGTCGGGTTACAGGTCGAGGTCGGCACGATTCTGGCTGTGGTGGGAGAAGCTGTGTTGGGAGAAAGCGTATGA
- a CDS encoding acyl-CoA dehydrogenase family protein produces MNAMNFVEPEERTALRKAAGELGRKYGHEYYAKKARSGEKTVELWNEAGRLGYLGVNLPEEYGGGGAGIADLGAVLEEFAAAGSPLLLMVVSPAICGTVISRFGTDEQKKLWLPGIADGSKKMVFAITEPDAGSNSHKITTTARRDGGDWVLSGRKVFISGVDEADAVLVVGRTEDAKTGRLKPALFIVPTDAPGFEFTKIEMDLVAPENQFSLFLDDVHLPAEALVGDEDAAIAQLFAGLNPERIMGASFSLGTARYALDKAVAYANERQVWGAPIGSHQGLAHPLAQIKIEFEMARLMTQKAASLYDSGDDFAAGESANMAKYAAAETAIHAVDQAVQTHGGNGLATEYGLGSLVTAVRLGRIAPVSREMVLNFVGQHSLGLPKSY; encoded by the coding sequence ATGAACGCGATGAACTTCGTCGAGCCCGAGGAGCGCACCGCGCTGCGCAAGGCGGCGGGCGAACTGGGGCGAAAGTACGGCCACGAGTACTACGCCAAGAAGGCCCGGTCGGGCGAGAAGACCGTCGAGCTGTGGAACGAGGCCGGCCGGCTCGGCTACCTCGGCGTGAACCTGCCCGAGGAGTACGGCGGGGGCGGCGCCGGGATCGCGGACCTCGGCGCGGTGCTGGAGGAGTTCGCCGCGGCGGGCTCACCGCTGCTGCTGATGGTCGTCTCGCCGGCCATCTGCGGCACGGTGATCTCCCGCTTCGGCACCGACGAGCAGAAGAAGCTGTGGCTACCCGGCATCGCCGACGGCAGCAAGAAGATGGTCTTCGCGATCACCGAGCCCGACGCCGGGTCCAACTCGCACAAGATCACCACCACTGCGCGGCGTGACGGCGGCGACTGGGTTTTGAGCGGCCGCAAGGTGTTCATCTCCGGGGTCGACGAGGCCGACGCCGTGCTCGTGGTCGGGCGCACCGAGGACGCGAAGACCGGGCGGCTCAAGCCGGCGCTGTTCATCGTGCCGACCGACGCGCCGGGGTTCGAGTTCACGAAGATCGAGATGGACCTGGTCGCGCCGGAGAACCAGTTCTCGCTGTTCCTCGACGACGTCCACCTGCCCGCCGAGGCGCTGGTCGGCGACGAGGACGCGGCGATCGCGCAGCTGTTCGCCGGGCTCAACCCGGAGCGCATCATGGGCGCGTCGTTCTCGCTCGGCACCGCCCGTTACGCGCTGGACAAGGCCGTGGCCTACGCGAACGAGCGCCAGGTGTGGGGCGCGCCGATCGGCTCGCACCAGGGCCTGGCGCACCCGCTCGCGCAGATCAAGATCGAGTTCGAGATGGCCAGGCTGATGACCCAGAAGGCCGCCTCGCTGTACGACTCGGGTGACGACTTCGCCGCCGGCGAGTCCGCCAACATGGCCAAGTACGCGGCCGCCGAGACCGCGATCCACGCGGTCGACCAGGCGGTGCAGACCCACGGCGGCAACGGCCTGGCCACCGAGTACGGCCTCGGCTCGCTCGTCACCGCGGTGCGGCTGGGCCGGATCGCGCCGGTGAGCCGGGAGATGGTGCTCAACTTCGTCGGGCAGCACAGCCTCGGGCTGCCGAAGTCCTACTGA
- a CDS encoding SDR family oxidoreductase — MATLAGKTIIMSGGSRGIGEAIALRAAADGANVALLAKTAEPHPKLPGTIYTAAEAIEKAGGQALPMLGDVRDDEGVAAAVAKTVERFGGIDIVVNNASAIDLTPTEQVSMKRYDLMQDINARGTFLLSKLAIPHLRKAANPHVLTLSPPISLDEKWFTAGHLAYSIAKYSMSLVTVGLAAELKADGIAANSLWPRTTIDTAAIRNVVGAELADRSRTPEIMADAAYAILTRPSRETTGNFFLDDVVLREEGVTDFAKYRISGTEADLQLDFWVDPA, encoded by the coding sequence ATGGCCACCTTGGCCGGCAAGACGATCATCATGTCCGGTGGCAGCCGCGGCATCGGCGAGGCGATCGCCCTGCGCGCGGCCGCCGACGGCGCGAACGTCGCGCTGCTGGCCAAGACCGCCGAACCGCACCCGAAGCTGCCCGGCACGATCTACACCGCCGCGGAGGCCATCGAAAAGGCGGGCGGCCAGGCGCTGCCCATGCTCGGCGACGTCCGTGACGACGAGGGCGTGGCGGCCGCGGTGGCGAAGACCGTCGAGCGGTTCGGCGGGATCGACATCGTGGTGAACAACGCGAGCGCGATCGACCTGACGCCCACCGAGCAAGTCAGCATGAAGCGCTACGACCTGATGCAGGACATCAACGCGCGCGGCACCTTCCTGCTGTCGAAGCTGGCCATCCCGCACCTGCGGAAGGCGGCGAACCCGCACGTCCTCACGCTGTCGCCGCCGATCAGCCTCGACGAGAAGTGGTTCACCGCCGGGCACCTCGCGTACAGCATCGCGAAGTACTCGATGAGCCTGGTGACCGTCGGCCTCGCCGCGGAGCTGAAGGCGGACGGCATCGCGGCGAACTCGCTGTGGCCGCGCACCACCATCGACACCGCGGCGATCCGCAACGTCGTCGGCGCCGAGCTGGCGGACCGCAGCCGGACGCCGGAGATCATGGCCGACGCCGCGTACGCGATCCTCACCAGGCCCAGCCGCGAGACGACCGGAAACTTCTTCCTCGACGACGTGGTGCTGCGCGAAGAAGGCGTCACGGACTTCGCGAAATACCGGATCAGCGGCACCGAGGCCGACCTGCAGCTCGACTTCTGGGTCGACCCGGCCTGA
- a CDS encoding TetR/AcrR family transcriptional regulator: MIREPQQERSRTTRRRLIEAAMDCIGERGWHGVTVAVIAERAGVSRGAAQHHFPTRESLVAAAVELLGEAQLDELRTRAEGLPSGPSRIERVVGMVLDLYTGPMFRAALQLWSVASTDEQLRGVMVPLEARVGREAHRVTVELLGVDESRPGVRELVQATLDLARGLGLASLLTDDTRRRSQIVREWARTLEARLEGTAKV; encoded by the coding sequence ATGATCCGGGAACCGCAGCAGGAGCGCAGCCGCACGACGCGACGGCGGCTGATCGAGGCAGCCATGGACTGCATCGGCGAGCGGGGCTGGCACGGCGTCACGGTGGCGGTGATCGCCGAGCGCGCCGGCGTGTCCCGCGGCGCCGCCCAGCACCACTTCCCGACGCGGGAGTCGCTGGTCGCGGCGGCCGTCGAGCTGCTGGGGGAGGCGCAGCTGGACGAGCTGCGCACCCGCGCCGAGGGCCTGCCGAGCGGGCCTTCGCGGATCGAGCGCGTGGTCGGGATGGTGCTCGACCTCTACACCGGGCCGATGTTCCGCGCCGCGCTGCAGCTGTGGTCGGTCGCCTCCACCGACGAGCAGCTGCGCGGGGTGATGGTGCCGCTGGAGGCGCGGGTCGGCCGGGAGGCGCACCGGGTCACGGTGGAGCTGCTGGGCGTCGACGAGAGCCGGCCCGGCGTCCGTGAGCTGGTCCAGGCCACCCTGGACCTGGCCCGCGGCCTCGGCCTGGCCAGCCTGCTGACCGACGACACCCGCCGCCGCAGCCAGATAGTGCGCGAATGGGCACGAACGCTGGAAGCCCGGCTCGAAGGAACCGCAAAGGTCTAG
- a CDS encoding NAD(P)-dependent alcohol dehydrogenase, which yields MTSPSMRLVTYDRYGPADVLSVTTAPVPRPRPGEVLVRVRAVSVNGGELAMRAGRLLPFSGKRFPKFVGIDLTGEVVEAGNSRFTAGDLVWGQVGRRPRSAAEYVAVRPELLDHVPAGLDAVQAVSLPVGTTAITALRDLAALAPGERLLVRGATGGVGYVAVQLGKAMGAHVTALTSAGNLDLAKELGADEAIDYRAPGDLGRFDVILDTVGTGLPAFRRLLTHRGRMVTIAFDFDHPVRSLGYIAAHALRRRRWVRFFSGNPDASLFAELGRWVTAGAIRPQVDRVFPLADVAAAHRALEQGGVRGKIVVRMD from the coding sequence ATGACTTCCCCTTCGATGCGGCTCGTGACCTATGACCGGTACGGGCCTGCCGACGTCCTCTCCGTGACCACCGCGCCCGTTCCCCGGCCGCGCCCCGGCGAGGTCCTGGTCCGGGTGCGCGCGGTGTCGGTCAACGGCGGTGAGCTGGCGATGCGGGCCGGGCGGCTGCTTCCGTTCAGTGGCAAGCGATTCCCGAAGTTCGTGGGGATCGACCTGACCGGTGAGGTCGTCGAGGCCGGGAACAGCCGGTTCACGGCGGGCGACCTGGTCTGGGGCCAGGTGGGGCGGCGGCCGCGCTCGGCCGCGGAGTACGTCGCCGTGCGGCCCGAGCTGCTGGACCACGTCCCGGCCGGGCTCGATGCGGTGCAGGCCGTTTCGCTGCCCGTCGGGACCACGGCGATCACCGCGTTGCGCGACCTGGCCGCGCTCGCGCCCGGCGAGCGGCTGCTGGTCCGTGGCGCGACCGGCGGCGTCGGGTACGTCGCCGTGCAGCTGGGGAAAGCGATGGGGGCGCACGTCACCGCGCTCACCAGCGCGGGAAACCTGGACCTGGCCAAGGAACTGGGTGCGGACGAGGCGATCGACTACCGCGCGCCCGGTGACCTGGGCCGGTTCGACGTCATCCTCGACACGGTCGGCACCGGCCTGCCCGCGTTCCGCCGGCTGCTCACCCACCGCGGGCGGATGGTCACGATCGCGTTCGACTTCGACCACCCCGTCCGCTCACTGGGCTACATCGCCGCCCACGCGCTGCGCCGCCGCCGCTGGGTCCGTTTCTTCAGCGGCAACCCGGACGCCTCGCTGTTCGCCGAGCTGGGCCGCTGGGTCACCGCCGGCGCGATCCGCCCGCAGGTCGACCGGGTGTTCCCGCTGGCCGACGTCGCCGCCGCGCACCGGGCGCTGGAACAGGGCGGCGTGCGGGGCAAGATCGTCGTGCGGATGGACTGA